Proteins from a genomic interval of Pseudophryne corroboree isolate aPseCor3 chromosome 4, aPseCor3.hap2, whole genome shotgun sequence:
- the LOC134910793 gene encoding olfactory receptor 13H1-like has product MPLHFNKVTQFLLLLLQRCKLLIVICNMEFGNQTFLNYFILIGLPQNLQISVLLFFVFILIYTLTVVGNSFLICAIIISPKLHTPMYYFLCNLAFIDLSYPSSTLPKMLLDMFSKRRTISIIGCLTQMNTTLFLGSTLCILLAVMAYDRYIAIRFPLHYAEIMNWRTCKIITVILWSGSFLVATMPIIARPLVFCRENILDHFACEVLVLLEVACGDLSFYKITMFVASLFTLVTPFIFIVVSYICILVSILKIHSAGGRSKAFSTCASHLTVVLLIYGTSMIMYMGQTKSFSSNLKYIALIYVLVTPVLNPLIYSLRNNEVKKAFRTILTKYSSSRIVQSFHNAS; this is encoded by the coding sequence ATGCCTTTACACTTTAATAAAGTAACACAATTCTTGCTGTTGTTATTACAGAGATGCAAGCTTCTAATAGTGATTTGTAACATGGAATTTGGTAATCAAACCTTTTTGAATTATTTCATCCTGATTGGACTTCCTCAGAACTTGCAGATTTCTGTTTTACTGTTTTTTGTCTTCATACTGATTTATACACTAACTGTTGTGGGGAACAGTTTTCTGATATGTGCTATTATTATCAGTCCTAAATTACATACACCTATGTACTATTTCCTGTGCAATTTAGCCTTCATTGACTTGAGCTACCCATCAAGTACTCTTCCAAAAATGTTGCTGGATATGTTTTCTAAGAGAAGGACAATATCCATCATTGGGTGCCTGACACAGATGAACACTACTCTGTTTCTAGGAAGTACTTTGTGTATACTGCTGGCAGTGATGGCGTATGACCGTTATATTGCTATACGCTTTCCTTTGCATTATGCAGAAATAATGAATTGGAGGACATGTAAAATCATTACAGTCATTCTATGGTCAGGAAGTTTCCTTGTAGCAACTATGCCTATTATTGCAAGACCTCTTGTTTTCTGTAGAGAAAACATATTGGACCATTTTGCTTGTGAGGTATTGGTGCTCCTAGAGGTGGCATGTGGTGATCTCAGCTTTTATAAAATAACTATGTTTGTGGCAAGTTTATTTACACTAGTAACACCATTTATTTTCATTGTGGTGTCCTACATCTGTATCCTTGTATCCATATTAAAAATCCACTCAGCAGGTGGAAGGTCTAAAGCTTTTTCTACCTGTGCCTCTCACCTGACTGTGGTGCTACTGATTTATGGGACCAGTATGATCATGTACATGGGACAAACCAAAAGTTTTTCATCCAACCTAAAGTATATTGCTTTAATTTATGTTCTTGTGACTCCGGTATTAAATCCTTTAATATACAGTTTAAGAAACAATGAGGTGAAAAAAGCATTTAGAACAATACTGACCAAGTATTCTAGTTCACGGATTGTACAATCATTTCACAATGCGAGCTAA